The proteins below are encoded in one region of Limnochorda pilosa:
- a CDS encoding DUF4384 domain-containing protein, with the protein MAEEPRSPGRRCRARRAPGAPGAWLAALGLAVLLAVVPAGPAWAAGEGPAPQGIIVQPEPHELQARIDTNSSRYDVGDLVKVSFWVNQEAYVYIYNLDTSGRVTLIFPNRYDQENRVRAGSHQLPGRGYVFKVRGPEGIEYLQIIATAAPIGFFDPGALQREAFPDLGAPGGVEGRVRAQLRIVPERQWAVDWTSYRVGREAPPPPPPPRERKGWLWVDSDPSNAAVYVDGAYTGHTPLRIRLDEGSYRLEVRREGYEPETERVRVRENQETQLRLVLEPESSWNWPPPPPPPPPPPPPPPPSLPPPPPPPGPPPAPHPPVVYAGFDVGIGQDPDDPEKGDVFSFGGDIGGRTFGLGFSLRFTGDRVPEYEPVDSPDDLVENTTTLEEGPETEIYGRITVARAGSLAFRAGLGLAWQKKATVPTVDVEYPQDPSMPTGKGYAEYDVYPTALIGAALEARHGYVWAGYHIRRGLVMGAGFSF; encoded by the coding sequence GTGGCTGAGGAACCAAGAAGTCCCGGGCGCCGGTGCCGCGCCCGGAGGGCACCCGGGGCGCCCGGAGCCTGGCTGGCGGCCCTCGGGCTCGCCGTCCTGCTGGCTGTGGTCCCGGCGGGCCCGGCCTGGGCCGCAGGCGAGGGCCCGGCGCCCCAGGGCATCATCGTCCAGCCCGAGCCGCACGAGCTTCAGGCGCGCATCGACACGAACTCGAGCCGCTACGACGTGGGCGACCTGGTGAAGGTGAGCTTCTGGGTCAACCAGGAGGCGTACGTCTACATCTACAACCTGGACACCTCCGGCCGGGTGACCCTCATCTTCCCCAACCGCTACGACCAGGAGAACCGGGTGCGGGCGGGCAGCCACCAGCTCCCCGGGCGCGGGTACGTCTTCAAGGTGCGCGGACCCGAAGGGATCGAGTACCTACAGATCATCGCCACGGCCGCTCCCATCGGCTTCTTCGATCCGGGCGCCCTCCAGCGGGAGGCCTTCCCCGACCTGGGCGCGCCCGGCGGGGTGGAGGGGCGGGTGCGGGCCCAGCTCCGCATCGTCCCCGAGCGCCAGTGGGCGGTGGACTGGACCTCGTACCGGGTGGGCCGCGAGGCGCCACCCCCGCCCCCGCCGCCCCGGGAGCGGAAGGGCTGGCTCTGGGTGGACTCCGACCCCTCCAACGCCGCCGTCTACGTGGACGGGGCCTACACGGGGCACACGCCCCTGAGGATCCGGCTGGACGAGGGGAGCTACCGCCTCGAGGTGCGGCGTGAAGGCTACGAGCCCGAGACCGAGCGGGTCCGGGTCCGTGAGAACCAGGAGACCCAGCTCCGCCTGGTGCTGGAGCCCGAATCCTCCTGGAACTGGCCGCCCCCACCGCCTCCGCCGCCCCCGCCGCCCCCACCCCCGCCGCCGTCCTTGCCCCCGCCACCCCCACCGCCCGGGCCGCCCCCGGCCCCGCACCCGCCCGTCGTCTACGCGGGCTTCGACGTGGGCATCGGCCAGGATCCCGACGACCCGGAGAAGGGCGACGTCTTCAGCTTCGGAGGGGACATCGGCGGGCGCACCTTCGGGCTGGGCTTCAGCCTGCGGTTCACGGGGGATCGGGTGCCGGAGTATGAGCCGGTGGACAGTCCAGACGACCTCGTGGAGAATACGACCACACTGGAAGAAGGCCCCGAAACCGAGATCTACGGGCGGATCACCGTCGCACGCGCCGGGAGTCTCGCGTTTCGGGCGGGCCTGGGTCTAGCATGGCAGAAAAAGGCGACGGTACCAACGGTTGACGTCGAGTATCCTCAGGATCCGAGCATGCCGACCGGAAAGGGCTACGCCGAGTACGACGTCTACCCCACCGCCCTGATCGGCGCGGCGCTGGAAGCCCGGCACGGGTACGTCTGGGCGGGCTACCACATCCGCCGGGGGCTGGTGATGGGGGCCGGCTTCAGCTTCTGA
- a CDS encoding diguanylate cyclase, with amino-acid sequence MAVVPGTSMEVLQANRTAVLARWVGLAATLLALLAARAVAPHRLMPLVILLGAAALLNTAAWLYLRASARAGLPKPAFHLTLLLHGQLLLDLVVLAVALQQSGGARGPILALCILYAGLLGFVLSRVAAGMLASLAVVALAAALAVSHVDGTLTALGEAAVLDGSGRYPWEHLGFGATFIFLAVAAGGRLRKELERGQEGWRQRALELAVLHQVVEADSAAPDVDAWIGRITQILASTLYPEDVGFLFLDEGERVVRPHPSYHGLGPNPHALAIPLGTGITGTVAREGQPLLVPDVRQDPRYLKVLAHVAAELCVPVRVEGRVRGVLNVETRRSGVLTQEDVHLMATVADHVGAVLARERVLAAERAARRKAESLERVAAVLNSTLELDELLSRVLEHLSRLVPSVSTSVQVLEGDRLRIVAGRGFEQMDQVLGMSFPLEGDNPNRMVIGQGRPLIVPDARASFAAFRTKPHDHIRSWLGVPLVSRGKVIGMIALDRSEVNAFSSEESETALAFANHVAIALENAGRYQATLHQAMTDELTGLYNRRYFRQELEREVVRSRRYQHLVSLLMVDLDDFKRYNDRYGHPAGDQLLKELAGLIRRVVRQTDTAVRYGGEEFAVILPETDAAWALGLAERLRQAIAAHRFVVEGVGPLGQVTASLGVATFPRHARSARALLQAADEALLQAKQGKDRVLLYGSGEARAPVPGESPSDPQAAR; translated from the coding sequence ATGGCCGTGGTCCCGGGTACGTCCATGGAGGTGTTGCAGGCCAATCGGACGGCCGTTCTCGCTCGCTGGGTGGGGCTTGCCGCCACCCTCCTGGCGCTGCTGGCGGCCCGCGCGGTGGCCCCCCACCGCCTGATGCCCCTGGTGATCCTCCTGGGCGCCGCCGCTCTCCTCAACACGGCAGCCTGGCTCTACCTCCGCGCGTCCGCCCGCGCAGGTCTCCCCAAGCCTGCGTTTCACCTCACCCTTCTCCTGCACGGCCAGCTCCTGCTGGACCTGGTCGTCCTGGCCGTGGCCCTCCAGCAGTCCGGCGGCGCCCGCGGCCCCATCCTGGCGCTCTGCATCCTCTACGCGGGCTTGCTGGGGTTCGTCCTCTCGCGGGTTGCCGCGGGGATGCTGGCCTCCCTGGCCGTGGTAGCGCTCGCGGCGGCCCTCGCCGTCTCCCATGTGGACGGAACCCTGACCGCGCTGGGCGAGGCGGCGGTCCTGGACGGCTCAGGCCGGTACCCATGGGAGCACCTCGGCTTCGGCGCAACCTTCATCTTCCTGGCGGTCGCGGCGGGAGGCCGGCTGCGCAAGGAGCTGGAGCGAGGCCAGGAGGGCTGGCGCCAGCGGGCCCTGGAGCTGGCCGTACTCCACCAGGTGGTGGAGGCCGACAGCGCCGCGCCCGACGTCGATGCCTGGATCGGTCGCATCACCCAGATCCTCGCCTCCACCCTCTACCCCGAGGACGTGGGCTTCCTCTTCCTGGATGAGGGGGAGAGGGTCGTGCGACCCCATCCCTCGTACCACGGCCTCGGGCCGAACCCGCACGCGCTGGCCATCCCCCTGGGGACGGGCATCACCGGTACGGTGGCCCGCGAGGGCCAGCCCCTCCTGGTGCCGGACGTACGGCAAGACCCCCGGTACCTGAAGGTGCTCGCGCACGTAGCCGCGGAGCTCTGCGTGCCCGTGCGGGTGGAGGGCCGGGTGAGGGGAGTCCTCAACGTGGAGACCCGGCGCTCAGGCGTCCTTACCCAAGAGGACGTCCACCTGATGGCCACCGTCGCGGACCACGTGGGTGCGGTGCTTGCCCGCGAGCGGGTGCTCGCGGCGGAGCGCGCCGCACGCCGGAAGGCGGAGAGCCTGGAGCGCGTGGCCGCGGTGCTCAACTCCACCCTGGAGCTGGACGAGTTGCTGAGCCGGGTTCTCGAACACCTGAGCCGCCTGGTCCCCTCCGTCAGCACCTCGGTGCAGGTCCTGGAGGGGGACCGGCTGCGGATCGTGGCGGGCCGGGGGTTCGAGCAGATGGATCAGGTCCTCGGGATGAGCTTTCCCCTCGAAGGTGACAACCCCAACCGGATGGTGATCGGGCAAGGCCGACCGCTCATCGTGCCCGATGCACGGGCGTCCTTTGCCGCCTTCCGAACGAAGCCCCACGACCACATCCGCTCGTGGCTCGGCGTGCCGCTGGTCTCCCGGGGAAAGGTGATCGGCATGATCGCCCTGGATCGCTCCGAGGTGAACGCCTTCAGCTCCGAAGAGTCCGAGACCGCCCTGGCCTTCGCCAACCACGTGGCCATCGCCCTGGAGAACGCCGGCCGCTATCAGGCAACCCTCCACCAGGCCATGACCGACGAGCTCACCGGCCTGTACAACCGCCGCTACTTCCGCCAGGAGCTCGAGCGGGAGGTGGTTCGCAGCCGGCGGTACCAGCACCTGGTCTCCCTGCTGATGGTCGACCTGGACGACTTCAAGCGCTACAACGACCGCTATGGCCACCCCGCCGGGGACCAGCTGCTGAAGGAGCTGGCCGGCCTCATCCGCAGGGTGGTGCGCCAAACGGACACGGCCGTCCGCTACGGGGGCGAGGAGTTCGCGGTGATCCTGCCCGAAACCGACGCGGCCTGGGCCCTGGGCCTGGCCGAGCGCCTCCGCCAGGCCATCGCCGCGCACCGCTTCGTCGTCGAGGGGGTGGGGCCCCTGGGCCAGGTGACGGCGAGCCTGGGGGTGGCTACCTTCCCCCGCCACGCGCGCAGTGCCCGGGCGCTCCTCCAGGCAGCGGACGAGGCCCTCCTGCAGGCGAAGCAAGGCAAGGACCGGGTCCTCCTCTACGGCTCCGGCGAGGCGCGCGCCCCCGTTCCCGGCGAATCCCCATCCGACCCGCAGGCCGCACGCTAG
- the smpB gene encoding SsrA-binding protein SmpB, protein MAEERVVATNRKAHHDYFILERFEAGIVLTGTEVKSLRAGRANLREAFARVEGGEVFLHNLHISPWDFGNRWNHEPTRTRKLLLNKDEIRRLVGKTREAGKTLVPLRIYFNARGLAKVELALAQGKKLWDKRESIARRDEAREIERRLKQRA, encoded by the coding sequence GTGGCCGAAGAGCGGGTGGTTGCCACCAACAGGAAGGCGCACCACGACTACTTCATCCTGGAGCGGTTCGAGGCGGGCATCGTGCTCACGGGCACCGAGGTGAAGTCCCTGCGGGCGGGCCGGGCGAACCTGCGCGAGGCCTTCGCCCGGGTGGAGGGCGGCGAGGTCTTCCTCCACAACCTCCACATCAGCCCCTGGGACTTCGGAAACCGGTGGAACCACGAGCCCACCCGGACCCGGAAGCTGCTGTTGAACAAGGACGAGATCCGCCGCCTGGTGGGCAAGACCCGGGAGGCGGGAAAGACGCTGGTGCCGCTACGCATCTACTTCAACGCCCGCGGGCTGGCCAAGGTGGAACTGGCCCTGGCCCAGGGGAAGAAGCTCTGGGACAAGCGGGAGAGCATCGCCCGGCGCGACGAGGCCCGGGAGATCGAGCGCCGCTTGAAGCAGCGGGCCTGA
- a CDS encoding N-acetylmuramoyl-L-alanine amidase: MLALFAAALALVAAASRPVQAEDPPQDDTAALRVVRVLDGRPAAPFQFLSDRLRLTPTAEQPDPDALLLELPSGQTTAARTYREDGIQYLDLVSLATALGMRLDWDPSVWGFLLRPRHAARGAQEIALLPEGVFDGLGGPVSQAQLTTVEERGPEAAGVPYPVAWHTPSGQESATPPQAPRPEGTRPGKPEEEASQVLGLRVLTDGGMPRVQVEAAAPVSHRSILLANPARLVIDLAPARLEQSLVELPADQDVVKSVRASQFEPGVVRVVLDLTHPTGYRVARTSDSRVIQAELDEHVSGYALWRENDRFYVGLDATGKVPLQVRPLREPDRLVVDMQGATVTRELSERPQVEGVRSVRLSQFQPHVARLVVEFESQSGAALPKAAVAWSPEGGGPVEISEAMQLVWLNHVEQLRTRLSGSWLYLAVEAEDPMTLETLQLSGPQRLVFDIPGAVLPRDLAQKEWSFTLDGRDGRQDEQVTVRAGQFSAGRTRLVVESRDPLEYQAYRLEGQNRMVIGIASPRVGGRLVVLDPGHGGLDRGAGDTDLSEKLVNLDIASRLGEALKRRGFEIAMTRSDDTFIPLWERAALANALSADLFVSIHSNAAVDGAAEGIETYYLPKQPNNQILAQAVQRELVRTLRRKDRGVKSNNFWVLRDAEVPAILVEVSFITNPQEKELLGRETYRKEAAEAVATGIVQYFARLDGGPVPASASAAGADLWNRVMHESREAEDAKATDASI; the protein is encoded by the coding sequence GTGCTCGCACTCTTCGCGGCCGCGCTGGCCCTGGTTGCGGCGGCGTCTCGCCCCGTGCAGGCCGAGGACCCGCCCCAGGATGACACGGCCGCGCTCCGGGTGGTGCGGGTGCTCGACGGGCGGCCGGCGGCGCCCTTCCAGTTCCTGAGCGACCGGCTCCGGCTCACACCCACAGCCGAGCAGCCCGACCCCGACGCGCTCCTGCTCGAGCTGCCGAGCGGCCAGACCACCGCCGCCCGGACCTACCGCGAGGACGGCATCCAGTACCTGGACCTGGTCTCCCTCGCGACCGCCCTGGGCATGCGCCTCGACTGGGACCCCTCCGTCTGGGGCTTCCTCCTGCGGCCGCGCCATGCGGCGCGGGGCGCGCAGGAGATCGCCTTGCTGCCCGAGGGGGTCTTCGACGGGCTGGGCGGCCCCGTCTCCCAGGCGCAGCTCACCACGGTGGAGGAGCGGGGCCCGGAGGCGGCCGGCGTGCCGTATCCGGTAGCATGGCACACCCCCTCGGGGCAGGAGAGTGCCACGCCCCCGCAGGCGCCGCGCCCAGAGGGCACCCGGCCCGGGAAGCCTGAAGAGGAAGCGAGCCAGGTGCTCGGCCTGCGGGTGCTCACCGACGGCGGCATGCCCCGGGTGCAGGTGGAGGCGGCGGCGCCGGTCTCCCATCGCAGCATCCTGCTCGCCAACCCCGCCCGGCTGGTCATCGACCTGGCGCCGGCCCGCCTGGAGCAGTCGCTGGTGGAGCTGCCGGCCGACCAGGACGTGGTGAAGTCGGTGCGGGCATCCCAGTTCGAGCCCGGGGTGGTGCGGGTCGTGCTGGACCTGACCCATCCCACCGGGTACCGGGTGGCCCGCACCAGCGACAGCCGGGTGATCCAGGCCGAGCTGGACGAGCACGTGAGCGGCTACGCCCTCTGGCGGGAGAACGACCGCTTCTACGTGGGGCTGGACGCGACGGGGAAGGTGCCCCTCCAGGTTCGCCCGCTCCGGGAGCCCGATCGGCTGGTGGTGGACATGCAGGGGGCCACCGTCACCCGGGAGCTGAGCGAGCGGCCGCAGGTGGAAGGCGTCCGCTCCGTGCGCCTCAGCCAGTTCCAGCCCCACGTGGCCCGCCTGGTGGTGGAGTTCGAGTCGCAGAGCGGGGCCGCCCTGCCCAAGGCGGCCGTCGCGTGGTCCCCGGAGGGCGGCGGCCCGGTGGAGATCTCGGAAGCCATGCAGCTCGTCTGGTTGAACCACGTGGAGCAGCTGCGCACCCGGCTCTCCGGCTCGTGGCTCTACCTCGCGGTGGAGGCCGAGGACCCCATGACCCTGGAGACCCTGCAACTCTCGGGCCCGCAGCGCCTGGTCTTCGACATCCCGGGGGCGGTGCTCCCGCGCGATCTCGCCCAGAAGGAATGGAGCTTCACCCTGGACGGCCGGGACGGCCGGCAGGACGAGCAGGTCACGGTGCGGGCGGGGCAGTTCAGCGCCGGCCGGACCCGGCTGGTGGTGGAGTCCCGCGACCCCCTCGAGTACCAGGCCTACCGTCTCGAAGGGCAGAACCGGATGGTCATCGGCATCGCGTCGCCGCGGGTGGGCGGGCGGCTGGTGGTCCTCGACCCGGGCCACGGCGGGCTCGACCGGGGAGCCGGCGACACCGACCTGTCTGAGAAGCTGGTCAACCTGGACATCGCCAGCCGGCTGGGGGAAGCGCTGAAGCGCCGCGGGTTCGAGATCGCGATGACCCGGTCCGACGACACCTTCATCCCCCTTTGGGAGCGGGCGGCCCTGGCCAACGCCCTGAGCGCCGACCTCTTCGTGAGCATCCACAGCAACGCCGCCGTCGACGGGGCGGCCGAGGGCATCGAGACCTACTACCTGCCCAAGCAGCCCAACAACCAGATACTGGCCCAGGCGGTCCAGAGGGAGCTGGTCCGCACGCTGCGGCGGAAGGACCGGGGCGTCAAGTCCAACAACTTCTGGGTGTTGCGGGATGCCGAAGTTCCTGCCATTCTGGTAGAGGTCTCGTTCATCACCAACCCGCAGGAGAAGGAGCTCCTGGGGCGGGAGACGTATCGGAAGGAAGCGGCCGAAGCGGTCGCCACGGGCATCGTGCAGTACTTCGCCCGGCTGGACGGGGGCCCGGTTCCGGCCAGCGCTTCGGCCGCAGGCGCCGACCTCTGGAACCGGGTGATGCACGAGTCCCGGGAGGCCGAGGACGCCAAGGCGACCGACGCCTCCATCTGA
- a CDS encoding GerMN domain-containing protein, whose protein sequence is MEYDATRGWRLLAVLLFLAGLVALGLLGERWQAGIDRRLAPDEEVLVYYATQDAMGLVGLPTRLPREQVTPEGVLDALFSGARRRGDYVNPIPMGGRVQWVQVSGPVATVSLNQALVDNHPGGSAGELLTVYGIVETLTQLPGIQRVQLLVEGQRVESLKGHVDLTRPLAPDPGRIVQRRAERLQTGTPPAEGP, encoded by the coding sequence GTGGAGTACGACGCGACGCGCGGGTGGCGGTTGCTGGCCGTCCTGCTCTTCCTGGCGGGCCTGGTGGCCCTGGGCCTGTTGGGAGAACGGTGGCAGGCGGGCATCGACCGCAGGCTCGCGCCGGACGAGGAAGTGCTGGTGTACTACGCCACCCAGGACGCGATGGGGCTCGTGGGCCTGCCCACCCGCCTCCCGCGGGAGCAGGTGACGCCCGAGGGGGTCCTGGACGCGCTCTTCTCCGGGGCGCGCCGCCGGGGCGACTACGTAAACCCAATCCCCATGGGCGGGCGGGTGCAGTGGGTCCAGGTGAGCGGGCCGGTGGCCACCGTGAGCCTGAATCAGGCGCTGGTGGACAACCACCCCGGCGGCTCCGCGGGCGAGCTTCTGACCGTGTACGGCATCGTCGAGACCCTCACCCAACTGCCGGGGATCCAACGGGTCCAGCTGCTGGTGGAAGGGCAGCGGGTGGAGTCGCTGAAGGGGCACGTGGACCTCACCCGGCCCCTGGCTCCCGATCCCGGACGGATTGTCCAGCGGCGGGCGGAAAGACTTCAGACAGGCACACCGCCCGCCGAGGGTCCATAG
- the murD gene encoding UDP-N-acetylmuramoyl-L-alanine--D-glutamate ligase encodes MGRQVPGAFPDLLGRDLKQARVAVVGLGTSNRAVLRWLVAKGVRVIACDRKPPQELEGYGELARLPLELWLGPDYLVPLDRADMLVLTPGMRKDLPEIEAARARGAVVTCEIDLFFRTCRGPVVGVTGTSGKTTTTTLIGEMLRAAGVPVVVGGNIGQPLIEVAETIPPGTWAVLELSSFQLELQRRSPQVAVVTTLTPNHLDVHPSMEAYAAAKRRIVRFQNASDRAVLNLDQAAVREFASATPGEVLWFSREQEVDRGGFEAEGALWLRLSPGSRPLRLVGVDEIRLPGGHNRANLLAAATAAALCGATPEAVREVARTFTGVRHRLERVGEVHGVEYVNDSIATTPERAVAGIQAMAGRPLHLIAGGYDKHLPFEPLAGEAVRAVRHLYLLGATAGRIEEAVRREARERQTPGPVLHRVGDLDEAVDLASRLALPGDRVLLSPGCASFDQFANFEQRGDRFRALVAALGAPGPAAAGGEEVRSR; translated from the coding sequence ATGGGCCGGCAGGTTCCCGGCGCGTTCCCGGACCTTCTGGGGCGCGACCTCAAACAGGCACGGGTAGCCGTGGTGGGCCTCGGAACCAGCAACCGGGCCGTCCTCCGCTGGCTGGTGGCAAAGGGCGTCAGGGTCATTGCCTGTGATCGGAAGCCGCCCCAGGAGCTCGAGGGCTACGGCGAGCTTGCCCGGCTCCCGCTGGAGCTCTGGCTCGGTCCCGACTACCTCGTCCCGCTCGACCGGGCCGACATGCTGGTGCTGACCCCCGGGATGCGCAAGGACCTGCCGGAGATCGAGGCGGCCCGGGCCCGGGGGGCGGTCGTGACCTGCGAGATCGACCTTTTCTTCCGGACGTGCCGCGGTCCCGTGGTGGGCGTGACGGGCACCAGCGGCAAGACCACCACCACCACCCTCATCGGCGAGATGCTGCGCGCCGCCGGCGTGCCCGTGGTGGTGGGGGGGAACATCGGCCAGCCCCTGATCGAGGTGGCCGAGACGATCCCCCCCGGCACCTGGGCGGTGCTGGAACTCTCCAGCTTCCAGCTCGAGCTGCAGCGGCGCAGCCCCCAGGTGGCCGTGGTGACCACCCTCACCCCCAACCACCTGGACGTTCACCCGTCCATGGAAGCGTACGCGGCCGCCAAGCGGAGGATCGTCCGCTTCCAGAACGCCTCGGATCGGGCCGTGCTGAACCTGGACCAGGCAGCGGTGCGGGAGTTCGCCTCGGCCACGCCGGGGGAGGTCCTCTGGTTCAGCCGCGAGCAGGAGGTGGACCGGGGCGGATTCGAGGCGGAGGGCGCCCTCTGGCTGCGCCTGTCCCCCGGGAGCCGGCCCCTGCGCCTGGTGGGGGTGGACGAGATCCGTCTCCCGGGGGGCCACAACCGGGCCAACCTCCTGGCGGCCGCTACCGCAGCCGCCCTCTGCGGCGCGACCCCCGAGGCCGTCCGCGAGGTGGCCCGCACCTTCACCGGCGTGCGCCACCGGCTGGAGCGCGTGGGGGAGGTACACGGCGTGGAGTACGTGAACGACTCCATCGCGACCACGCCCGAGCGGGCCGTGGCCGGGATCCAGGCCATGGCCGGCCGCCCCCTTCACCTCATTGCCGGGGGGTACGACAAGCACCTGCCCTTCGAACCGCTGGCCGGGGAGGCGGTGCGGGCGGTGCGGCACCTCTACCTCCTCGGGGCCACGGCCGGGCGCATCGAGGAGGCTGTGCGCCGGGAGGCCCGCGAACGACAGACACCGGGACCCGTCCTCCACCGGGTGGGGGACCTGGACGAGGCCGTCGACCTGGCCAGCCGCCTGGCGCTCCCGGGCGACCGCGTGCTCCTCTCGCCGGGGTGCGCCAGCTTCGACCAGTTCGCCAACTTCGAGCAGCGCGGGGACCGGTTTCGTGCCCTGGTGGCGGCCCTGGGCGCCCCCGGCCCCGCGGCAGCGGGCGGCGAGGAGGTTCGGTCCCGTTGA
- the rph gene encoding ribonuclease PH, with protein MAPAVSAPEGSRPDGRPDDALRPVRMTVDTMKYAEGSCLIELGDTRVITTATVEERVPPFLRGSGQGWVTAEYAMLPRATEERTPREAARGKVGGRTHEIQRLVGRSLRAVVDLKHLGERTLWLDCDVLQADGGTRTASITASFVALAYALQRLRVREGWDRLPLYDFVSATSVGLVDGRPRLDLSYAEDSRAEVDMNVVMTGSGRLVELQGTGEGRSFTFDEMNALLKLAQHGIERLFVEQRRVLTDEILESIDQRLALDPHVGGNGRPAHREG; from the coding sequence CTGGCGCCTGCGGTTTCCGCCCCAGAAGGAAGCCGGCCTGACGGCCGTCCGGACGACGCGCTGCGCCCCGTGCGCATGACGGTGGACACCATGAAGTACGCCGAGGGCTCGTGCCTCATCGAGCTGGGCGACACCCGGGTGATCACCACGGCCACCGTGGAAGAGCGGGTGCCCCCCTTCCTGCGGGGCAGCGGCCAAGGCTGGGTGACCGCCGAATACGCCATGCTGCCCCGGGCCACCGAGGAACGCACGCCCCGCGAGGCCGCGCGCGGCAAGGTCGGCGGGCGCACCCACGAGATCCAGCGGCTGGTGGGGCGGAGCCTCCGGGCCGTGGTGGACCTGAAGCACCTGGGCGAGCGCACCCTCTGGCTTGACTGCGACGTGCTCCAGGCCGACGGCGGCACCCGGACCGCCTCGATCACCGCCTCCTTCGTGGCTTTGGCGTACGCCCTCCAGCGGCTGCGGGTCCGGGAAGGGTGGGACCGGCTGCCCCTCTACGACTTCGTCAGTGCCACCAGCGTGGGTCTGGTGGACGGCCGTCCCCGTCTGGACCTGAGCTACGCGGAGGATTCCCGCGCCGAGGTGGACATGAACGTGGTGATGACGGGCTCGGGCCGGCTGGTGGAGCTCCAGGGGACCGGCGAGGGCCGCAGCTTCACCTTCGACGAGATGAACGCTCTCCTCAAGCTCGCCCAGCACGGCATCGAGCGGCTCTTTGTGGAGCAGCGGCGGGTGCTGACCGACGAGATCCTTGAGAGCATCGACCAGCGCCTGGCCCTCGATCCCCACGTGGGAGGGAACGGGAGGCCCGCGCACCGGGAGGGGTGA
- the rdgB gene encoding RdgB/HAM1 family non-canonical purine NTP pyrophosphatase, giving the protein MEPPSSVPPVRPPLWSRGAAPREPRAIAPPARTHDPASRPEETPHPRARGRRGWLVLATHNRHKVGELRALLGPLPWPVTGLDAFPGAPEVAEGTESYAANALAKARAAAAFTLETALADDSGLEVDALKGAPGVLSARFAGESASDADRIRALLKLMEGVPWEHRTARFRCVIAVARPLGEEWTEEGLLEGFIATEPRGDRGFGYDPIFWVPELQRCLGEVAPEVKNRLSHRARAARKARERLLREAQGGKP; this is encoded by the coding sequence GTGGAACCGCCTTCGTCCGTTCCGCCCGTTCGGCCGCCTCTCTGGTCCCGGGGAGCCGCCCCCCGCGAGCCCCGTGCGATCGCACCCCCTGCCCGGACCCACGACCCAGCGAGTCGGCCCGAGGAGACACCCCACCCTCGCGCCCGAGGCCGCCGGGGCTGGCTGGTGCTCGCGACCCACAACCGGCACAAGGTGGGCGAGCTCCGGGCCCTCCTGGGACCTCTGCCGTGGCCGGTGACCGGCCTGGACGCCTTCCCCGGAGCCCCCGAGGTGGCCGAGGGTACCGAGAGCTACGCGGCCAACGCCCTGGCCAAGGCTCGGGCGGCGGCCGCTTTCACCCTTGAGACCGCCCTGGCCGACGACTCGGGCCTAGAGGTGGACGCCCTGAAGGGGGCCCCCGGGGTCCTCTCGGCCCGCTTCGCCGGCGAATCGGCCAGCGATGCGGACCGCATCCGAGCACTGCTCAAGCTCATGGAGGGGGTGCCATGGGAGCATCGCACCGCCCGCTTTCGCTGCGTGATCGCCGTGGCCCGCCCCTTGGGCGAGGAGTGGACGGAAGAGGGCCTGCTGGAGGGCTTCATCGCGACCGAGCCCAGGGGAGACCGGGGCTTCGGGTACGATCCCATCTTCTGGGTGCCGGAGCTCCAGCGGTGCCTGGGTGAGGTGGCCCCGGAGGTGAAGAACCGGCTCAGCCACCGGGCCCGTGCGGCCAGAAAGGCCCGGGAGCGCCTGCTTCGGGAGGCGCAGGGCGGGAAGCCTTGA